The proteins below come from a single candidate division KSB1 bacterium genomic window:
- the uvrB gene encoding excinuclease ABC subunit UvrB: protein MDKFKLVSDYQPTGDQPRAIRELTEAILRGDKFQTLLGVTGSGKTFTMANVIANVNKPTLVFSHNKTLAAQLFGELKSFFPHNAVEYFISYYDYYQPEAYVPSSDTYIEKDSSINDEIDRLRLKATSALLSRKDVIIVASVSCIYGIGDPKDYAAELLVLDRGQRIERNEILSRLVDMFYTRNDFDFTRGTFRVRGDVVEVVPAYEREAYRIELFGNEIESLSQVNVTTGEILGEVDTVAIFPAKHFVTPEHKMKRAIEAIKEELAERLAWFRRQGKLLEAQRLEMRTNFDLEMLQELGSCHGIENYSRHLSGRAPGQRPYTLLDYFPKDYLMIIDESHATIPQIRGMYFGDRSRKETLVEYGFRLPSALDNRPLQFDEFESMLNQVIFVSATPAEFELEKSNGVVVEQLIRPTGLMDPEVEVRPVKNQIDDLIGEIRQCVGKGQRVLVTTLTKRMAEDLTDYLAEMDIRVRYLHSEIEALDRVEILRDLRLAEFDVLVGINLLREGLDLPEVSLVAILDADKEGYLRSERSLMQTAGRAARNVDGKVIMYADTITGSMKKMIDETNRRREVQRKYNEEHGITPRTIYKSAEEIMQSTRVADAKAEKYGAEKRRGDGELKISDAEWSKMAPFQREELLDRLEKEMLDASRKLDFERAAELRDEIERLKSGKKKGRVRYQFAKK, encoded by the coding sequence ATGGACAAATTCAAGCTCGTCTCCGATTATCAACCCACCGGCGATCAGCCACGGGCCATTCGCGAATTGACCGAGGCCATCCTGCGAGGGGACAAATTTCAAACCCTGCTTGGCGTCACCGGCAGCGGCAAAACCTTCACGATGGCCAACGTCATCGCCAATGTCAACAAACCGACGCTGGTGTTTTCGCACAACAAAACCCTGGCGGCCCAGCTTTTTGGCGAGTTGAAAAGTTTTTTCCCGCATAATGCTGTGGAGTATTTCATCAGCTATTACGATTATTATCAGCCGGAAGCTTACGTTCCCTCCAGCGACACCTATATCGAAAAAGACAGCTCGATCAACGACGAAATCGACCGGTTGCGCTTGAAGGCCACCAGCGCGCTGCTTTCGCGCAAAGACGTCATCATCGTCGCCTCGGTCTCGTGTATTTACGGCATCGGCGATCCGAAAGATTATGCCGCCGAGCTGCTCGTTCTTGATCGCGGCCAGCGCATTGAGCGCAATGAAATTCTCAGCCGGCTGGTGGATATGTTTTACACCCGCAATGATTTTGATTTCACCCGTGGCACCTTTCGCGTGCGCGGCGACGTCGTTGAAGTCGTCCCGGCGTATGAGCGCGAGGCCTATCGCATCGAACTGTTTGGCAACGAAATCGAATCGCTGTCGCAAGTGAACGTCACCACCGGCGAGATTCTCGGCGAAGTCGATACCGTCGCGATTTTCCCGGCCAAGCACTTCGTTACGCCCGAACACAAAATGAAGCGCGCCATCGAAGCCATCAAAGAAGAGCTGGCGGAGCGCCTGGCATGGTTTCGCCGTCAAGGCAAGCTGCTTGAAGCGCAGCGACTCGAAATGCGCACCAACTTCGATCTCGAAATGCTGCAAGAATTGGGTAGCTGTCACGGTATCGAAAATTATTCGCGCCATCTTTCCGGTCGCGCCCCGGGCCAGCGGCCGTATACCTTGCTCGATTATTTCCCCAAAGATTACTTGATGATCATCGACGAGTCGCACGCGACGATTCCGCAGATTCGCGGCATGTATTTCGGCGACCGCTCGCGCAAGGAAACGCTTGTCGAATACGGTTTTCGTCTCCCCTCGGCGTTGGATAACCGCCCGCTGCAGTTTGACGAGTTCGAAAGCATGTTGAATCAGGTGATTTTCGTCTCGGCGACGCCGGCGGAATTTGAATTGGAGAAGAGCAACGGTGTCGTGGTCGAACAGCTTATTCGCCCGACAGGTTTGATGGATCCGGAAGTCGAGGTGCGTCCGGTGAAAAATCAAATCGATGATCTCATCGGCGAAATCCGCCAATGTGTTGGCAAGGGCCAGCGCGTGCTCGTTACGACATTGACAAAGCGCATGGCTGAAGACTTGACCGACTATCTGGCGGAAATGGATATTCGCGTGCGCTATCTGCACTCGGAGATCGAAGCGCTGGATCGCGTCGAGATTCTGCGCGATTTGCGGTTGGCGGAATTTGACGTGCTGGTGGGCATCAACCTGTTGCGTGAGGGACTTGATTTGCCCGAAGTTTCTCTCGTGGCGATTCTCGACGCCGACAAGGAAGGCTATCTGCGCAGCGAGCGTTCGCTGATGCAAACCGCCGGCCGCGCCGCCCGCAACGTCGACGGCAAAGTCATCATGTACGCCGACACCATCACCGGCTCGATGAAAAAGATGATCGACGAAACCAACCGCCGGCGCGAGGTTCAGCGGAAATATAACGAGGAGCACGGGATCACGCCGCGCACGATTTACAAGAGCGCCGAAGAGATCATGCAATCGACGCGCGTCGCCGATGCCAAAGCCGAAAAATACGGCGCCGAAAAACGCCGCGGTGACGGCGAGCTAAAAATCTCCGACGCCGAATGGAGCAAGATGGCACCCTTCCAGCGGGAGGAACTGCTGGATCGCCTTGAAAAAGAGATGCTCGACGCCTCCAGGAAATTGGACTTCGAGCGTGCCGCGGAATTGCGCGACGAGATCGAGCGTCTGAAGAGCGGCAAGAAGAAGGGGCGGGTGAGGTATCAGTTTGCGAAGAAGTAG
- a CDS encoding discoidin domain-containing protein, with product MFVSGLGGKSIRSQSLSGAWWASIYTSTQNATHGALFGVFNVDGMPNKAHFYFKAINGAVVDNFYVISNVIPPQPPAISSFSPTDGPFGTEVTINGSNFTGATQVRFNDVAVGNFAIVSESQIRAEVPAGATTGKISVTTPGGTTASADDFIVTPPQQPAISFFIPLNGPVGTQVTIAGNFFTGATEVAFNGMAASNFTVVSNSQIRANVPTGASTGKITVTAPGGVATSASDFTVTILSTANLALNKPASASSTEGSNTPSKAVDGNTSTYWRSGGSSTSWLRVDLGSEQTVGRAVIKWYSSYYAKQYQFQVSNNDANWTTVYTNNSGSKGTNQFNFTQTTARYVRLYMTKNNKSSYRVTELEVYSSAASALAGDKAEDTNPAASPKEIVLLPNYPNPFNPSTTIAYSIPEAKHITIKVYDLAGHEVATLVNGYQDRGDYQVIFDATDKPSGFYFVVLKADAEIYVRRLLLMK from the coding sequence GTGTTTGTCTCGGGATTGGGAGGCAAAAGCATCCGCAGTCAAAGTTTAAGCGGGGCGTGGTGGGCCAGCATATATACTTCGACACAAAACGCCACTCATGGCGCGCTGTTTGGCGTCTTCAACGTTGATGGGATGCCGAATAAGGCGCACTTTTATTTCAAGGCGATCAATGGCGCGGTGGTGGACAATTTTTATGTGATCAGCAATGTCATCCCGCCGCAGCCACCAGCCATCTCGTCTTTTTCACCGACGGATGGCCCGTTTGGCACCGAAGTTACGATAAACGGCAGCAACTTCACCGGCGCGACGCAGGTGCGATTTAACGATGTGGCTGTCGGCAACTTCGCGATCGTTTCTGAGTCCCAAATTCGCGCCGAAGTGCCCGCCGGCGCCACCACTGGAAAAATCAGTGTCACCACCCCGGGCGGAACCACGGCCAGCGCGGATGATTTCATCGTGACTCCACCGCAGCAACCGGCGATCTCTTTTTTTATCCCCCTCAACGGACCGGTTGGCACACAAGTCACCATCGCCGGCAATTTCTTCACCGGCGCCACCGAAGTCGCGTTCAACGGCATGGCGGCGAGCAACTTTACGGTGGTTTCAAATTCCCAAATTCGTGCTAACGTTCCCACTGGCGCGTCAACAGGTAAGATTACAGTCACTGCACCTGGCGGTGTTGCCACCAGCGCCAGCGATTTTACGGTTACAATTTTGTCTACTGCAAATCTGGCGCTCAATAAACCCGCCTCAGCTTCGAGCACGGAAGGCAGCAATACACCAAGCAAAGCCGTCGACGGCAACACCAGCACTTATTGGCGCAGCGGCGGCAGTTCAACTTCATGGCTGCGAGTCGATTTGGGATCGGAACAGACGGTCGGCCGGGCGGTGATCAAGTGGTACAGCAGTTATTATGCGAAGCAATATCAATTTCAAGTTTCAAATAATGATGCAAACTGGACTACCGTCTACACCAACAACTCGGGTAGCAAGGGCACGAATCAATTTAACTTTACGCAAACTACCGCGCGGTATGTTCGCCTTTACATGACAAAAAACAATAAATCAAGCTATCGCGTCACTGAGCTGGAAGTTTATTCGAGCGCTGCCAGCGCGCTGGCGGGAGATAAAGCCGAAGACACCAATCCGGCGGCTTCTCCCAAAGAAATTGTTTTGCTTCCCAATTATCCCAATCCGTTCAATCCCTCGACTACAATCGCCTATTCGATACCCGAAGCAAAGCATATCACCATAAAAGTCTACGATCTCGCCGGCCACGAAGTGGCGACACTGGTTAACGGTTATCAAGACCGCGGCGATTATCAGGTGATCTTCGATGCGACGGACAAGCCGAGCGGATTTTATTTTGTGGTTTTAAAAGCGGATGCCGAAATTTACGTGCGGCGTCTTTTGCTCATGAAATGA
- a CDS encoding toxin-antitoxin system HicB family antitoxin: MSQLTLKLPKTLHQQLETLARSEGVSVSQYILFALARQTAFSYHVQSLPEKNIAQQRNDFANLLSSLGQASFSEIEKIMQERELVDPEPGLTSEVVKRLQERIANQKMQFNKT; this comes from the coding sequence ATGAGCCAATTGACCTTGAAATTACCAAAAACATTGCATCAGCAACTGGAAACACTTGCCCGCAGTGAAGGCGTCTCGGTGAGCCAATACATTTTATTCGCTCTGGCACGCCAGACTGCATTTTCATATCATGTTCAATCCCTGCCAGAGAAGAATATCGCTCAACAACGAAACGACTTTGCTAATCTTTTAAGCAGTCTCGGTCAAGCCAGCTTTTCAGAAATTGAAAAAATCATGCAAGAGCGTGAATTGGTTGATCCGGAACCCGGGCTAACTTCTGAAGTCGTGAAACGATTGCAGGAACGAA
- a CDS encoding metallophosphoesterase, translating to MKRGRLSHLICRGYGLAAILFSLGSHAAFAQTSDQTPPNFKIAFIGDQGSGSNATAVLNLIKNEGANAVMHQGDFDYNDNPQAWDDLITSVLGANFPYFASIGNHDEGKFFGTGGYQSYLAARMNRLGITWDGDLGVKSSFKR from the coding sequence ATGAAGCGAGGTCGTCTTAGCCATTTAATTTGTCGCGGTTACGGTCTGGCGGCAATTCTGTTTAGCCTCGGATCGCATGCAGCTTTTGCGCAAACTTCTGATCAAACGCCGCCGAACTTCAAGATCGCGTTTATCGGGGATCAGGGTTCGGGCTCGAATGCGACGGCTGTTTTGAACTTGATCAAAAACGAGGGCGCCAACGCCGTGATGCACCAGGGGGATTTCGATTATAACGACAATCCCCAAGCCTGGGACGATCTTATCACGAGCGTCTTGGGCGCTAATTTTCCATATTTTGCTTCGATCGGAAATCATGACGAAGGCAAATTCTTTGGCACCGGCGGTTATCAATCTTATCTGGCTGCCCGGATGAACCGCCTCGGCATTACGTGGGATGGCGATCTGGGTGTCAAATCGTCATTTAAACGTTAG
- a CDS encoding DUF2442 domain-containing protein → MITLANNVTEQVAATDVRFASNVLCVSLSDGREVRVPMARVEWLSWLLKATPKQRAKWSIEPGGFAIYWDELDDGIEVRHLLEMQPLA, encoded by the coding sequence ATGATCACTTTAGCCAATAACGTCACCGAGCAAGTTGCTGCAACTGATGTTCGTTTCGCTAGCAATGTGCTCTGTGTTTCTCTTAGTGATGGTCGTGAAGTTCGAGTACCCATGGCACGGGTGGAATGGTTGAGTTGGCTGTTGAAGGCCACGCCGAAGCAACGCGCGAAGTGGTCGATCGAGCCGGGCGGCTTCGCGATTTACTGGGATGAATTAGATGATGGCATCGAAGTTCGCCATTTGTTAGAAATGCAGCCGTTGGCTTAA
- a CDS encoding hybrid sensor histidine kinase/response regulator, which translates to MDVSIALPPTVNPNHSARRGAAKILIVDDERVVRHVCQLSLEQDNYAIFAAENGIKAMEFLRSEPEIAIVLSDLKMPGMSGLELLHAIKRDFPHIEVIIMTGFATIENAIEAMKLGAYDFLLKPLKAEQIRLVINKCREKISLSRENLALKRANEKLRELQIAKDKFIAITSHELRTPVSHLRGYLAILNGEDHKLSPEERNDCMRVINAAILDLEQIVTDMVDLMALEQGTFSLRREELNIKELLEGIIQEFRLAVQERRQTLTPHLDCEGCRLYADRLQIKIMISELIQNAIKFTPDGGRIDVFLSQEGEFCVIAVRDTGVGIRPEDFGKIFEKFYELQDSDHHSSSKTGFMGGGLGLGLSLARAIAEAHDGGIKVSSELNRGSTFQVYLPLNKPPLIS; encoded by the coding sequence GAGCAGGATAATTACGCGATTTTTGCCGCGGAAAATGGCATCAAAGCCATGGAATTCCTGCGCAGCGAGCCGGAGATTGCCATCGTGCTGTCGGATTTGAAGATGCCGGGCATGAGCGGGCTGGAGCTGCTGCATGCGATCAAGCGCGATTTCCCCCATATCGAAGTCATCATCATGACCGGCTTTGCGACGATCGAGAACGCCATCGAAGCCATGAAACTGGGCGCTTATGATTTTCTCTTGAAACCGCTCAAGGCCGAGCAAATCCGCCTGGTCATCAACAAATGCCGCGAAAAAATTTCGTTGAGCCGGGAGAATCTCGCCCTCAAACGCGCCAATGAAAAGCTGCGCGAATTGCAAATTGCCAAAGACAAATTCATCGCCATCACTTCGCACGAACTGCGCACGCCGGTGAGCCACTTGCGGGGCTATCTCGCCATTTTGAACGGCGAGGACCACAAACTCTCACCGGAGGAGAGGAACGACTGCATGCGCGTGATCAACGCCGCGATTTTGGATCTCGAGCAAATTGTCACCGACATGGTCGATCTCATGGCACTGGAGCAGGGAACCTTTTCACTGCGGCGCGAAGAGCTCAACATCAAAGAATTGCTGGAGGGCATCATCCAGGAATTTCGCCTGGCGGTGCAAGAGCGCCGGCAGACTCTGACGCCACATCTCGATTGCGAGGGCTGCCGGCTTTATGCCGACCGGCTGCAAATCAAAATCATGATCTCCGAATTGATTCAAAACGCCATCAAGTTCACGCCGGATGGCGGCCGGATCGACGTGTTTTTATCTCAAGAAGGCGAATTCTGCGTCATTGCCGTCCGCGATACCGGCGTCGGCATCCGGCCGGAAGATTTTGGCAAAATTTTCGAGAAATTTTACGAGCTGCAAGACAGCGATCATCACAGCTCGAGCAAAACCGGTTTTATGGGCGGCGGCCTCGGGCTGGGACTGTCTTTGGCGCGCGCCATCGCCGAAGCGCACGATGGCGGCATCAAAGTGAGCAGCGAGTTGAATCGGGGCTCGACTTTTCAAGTTTATTTGCCGCTCAATAAGCCACCTCTCATTTCATGA
- a CDS encoding peptidylprolyl isomerase, translating to MGVMTKMREKTVVVLGFLLFAFLALIVVEWGSESTIFRPKEQTGVIASINGQDIHYEQFYRAYQNQIEQYKQQSGQEPPENQLDYLRDQVWENMVREVLVTQEIEKRGIKATNKEIIHYIYNEPPDLIKQNQSFQNDKGEFDHAKYQAALNDANADPFWRQVETYLRASLPYQKFQDEFDASVIVTEGEVRDDYVKRNQKATVRYIFFNPESYRQKATAANGQIPVEKSAVEKYYKEHTQEYKDAEKRKIDYVIFSNKATRADSDMVRSLAMEILQRAKSGEDFAELAQTYSEDEGNRDKGGDLGFFKRGQMVKPFEEAAFGANPGDIVGPVETTFGLHIIKVVAKKFEEPTEENKKDKNQKGEEMVQASHVLLKFQPSRQTIEAARDSANYFAAAAKEAGWETALKSEKLTAQTSAPFAKGSGFVPGIGMKSSVSNFVFRSALGTISEVFDVPSGFMVLRVAEVQKERIRPLEEVQAQIENILRSEKLKEMAFEAAKAARAKLEGSMTLEDLAAQDSLEIKTPEAFARSGFISGVGRDPNFIGTAFSLQPNQISPAVKGTRGAYLIQLLSIEPVNETDYQQQKEMIRSQLYDRARQNAFSQWYTDLKEKAKIKDYRELYF from the coding sequence ATGGGCGTAATGACTAAAATGCGTGAAAAGACGGTTGTGGTGCTGGGATTTTTGTTGTTCGCGTTTCTGGCGTTGATCGTGGTCGAATGGGGCTCGGAATCGACGATTTTCCGGCCAAAAGAGCAAACCGGGGTGATTGCGAGCATCAACGGCCAGGACATTCATTACGAGCAATTTTATCGCGCTTATCAGAACCAAATCGAGCAATACAAGCAGCAAAGCGGCCAGGAGCCGCCGGAAAATCAGCTGGATTATCTGCGTGATCAGGTGTGGGAAAACATGGTGCGCGAAGTGCTGGTGACGCAGGAAATCGAGAAGCGCGGCATCAAGGCGACCAACAAGGAGATCATTCATTACATTTACAACGAGCCGCCGGACCTGATCAAGCAAAACCAGTCCTTTCAAAATGACAAGGGCGAATTTGACCACGCCAAATATCAGGCGGCGCTGAACGACGCCAACGCCGATCCGTTTTGGCGGCAGGTCGAGACCTACCTGCGGGCCTCGCTGCCGTATCAAAAATTTCAAGACGAGTTTGACGCCTCCGTGATCGTGACGGAGGGCGAGGTACGAGATGATTATGTGAAGCGCAACCAAAAGGCGACGGTGCGCTACATTTTTTTCAATCCCGAAAGTTATCGCCAAAAGGCCACCGCGGCAAACGGACAAATTCCGGTGGAAAAAAGCGCGGTGGAAAAATATTACAAAGAGCATACGCAGGAGTACAAAGACGCCGAGAAGCGCAAAATCGATTACGTCATTTTTTCCAATAAAGCCACACGCGCCGATTCCGATATGGTGCGCTCGCTGGCAATGGAAATTTTGCAGCGGGCAAAAAGCGGCGAAGATTTTGCCGAGTTGGCGCAAACGTATTCCGAGGATGAAGGCAACCGCGACAAGGGCGGCGATCTCGGCTTTTTCAAGCGCGGCCAGATGGTGAAGCCGTTTGAAGAAGCGGCATTTGGCGCCAATCCCGGGGATATCGTCGGACCAGTGGAGACGACGTTCGGTCTTCACATCATCAAGGTGGTCGCGAAAAAGTTTGAAGAGCCGACGGAAGAAAATAAAAAGGATAAAAATCAAAAGGGGGAGGAAATGGTGCAGGCGAGTCACGTGCTGCTGAAATTCCAGCCGTCGCGCCAAACCATCGAGGCGGCGCGGGACAGCGCGAATTATTTTGCCGCTGCCGCCAAAGAGGCCGGCTGGGAGACGGCGCTGAAAAGTGAAAAACTCACGGCGCAAACCAGCGCGCCTTTTGCCAAAGGCAGCGGCTTTGTTCCAGGCATCGGCATGAAATCGAGCGTATCCAATTTCGTTTTTAGAAGCGCACTCGGCACCATCAGCGAGGTTTTTGACGTGCCGTCCGGCTTCATGGTTCTGCGCGTGGCCGAGGTGCAAAAAGAGCGCATCCGGCCGCTGGAGGAAGTGCAGGCGCAGATCGAGAATATTTTGCGCTCGGAAAAACTGAAAGAGATGGCGTTTGAAGCCGCCAAAGCCGCGCGCGCGAAACTGGAGGGGAGCATGACGCTGGAAGACCTCGCCGCGCAAGACTCGCTCGAAATCAAAACGCCGGAGGCTTTTGCGCGCAGTGGATTTATCAGCGGCGTCGGACGCGACCCTAATTTTATCGGCACGGCGTTTTCGCTGCAACCGAATCAAATTTCGCCGGCGGTAAAGGGCACTCGCGGCGCGTACTTGATTCAATTGCTGAGCATCGAGCCGGTCAATGAAACAGATTATCAGCAGCAGAAAGAAATGATTCGCTCGCAACTCTACGATCGCGCCCGGCAAAATGCCTTTTCGCAGTGGTACACCGATCTCAAAGAGAAGGCGAAGATCAAGGATTATCGCGAGCTGTATTTTTAA